From the Quercus lobata isolate SW786 chromosome 6, ValleyOak3.0 Primary Assembly, whole genome shotgun sequence genome, one window contains:
- the LOC115950121 gene encoding egg cell-secreted protein 1.4-like, whose protein sequence is MASINVFMLLSLACVLAVTNVTATRDLYIKPGHRLAARLETSEGLVPCWNALLELKSCSNEIVIFFLNGQTDIGPDCCRAITIITHNCWPAMLTSLGFTAEEGYILRGYCDAAASIPSAAPSPCSPAPWA, encoded by the coding sequence ATGGCTAGCATAAATGTGTTTATGTTATTGTCCCTTGCATGCGTCTTGGCAGTGACAAATGTGACTGCAACAAGGGACTTGTACATTAAGCCTGGACATAGGCTTGCAGCAAGGCTTGAAACCAGTGAAGGCTTAGTCCCTTGCTGGAACGCACTATTGGAGCTCAAATCATGCTCAAATGAGATTGTTATTTTCTTCCTCAATGGCCAGACTGATATTGGTCCTGACTGTTGCCGCGCCATTACTATTATAACACATAACTGCTGGCCTGCCATGCTCACTTCACTCGGTTTCACAGCTGAGGAAGGCTATATTCTAAGAGGCTATTGTGATGCAGCAGCCTCCATTCCATCTGCAGCTCCTTCTCCTTGCTCACCAGCGCCTTGGGCCTAG